One genomic region from Mycobacterium basiliense encodes:
- the recC gene encoding exodeoxyribonuclease V subunit gamma, with protein MALHLHRAERTDLLADGLGALLANPLPDPFAQELVLVPARGMERWLSQRLSHVLGCRPAGDDGVCAGVTFRSPGSLLADITGTADADPWSPEAMTWPLLEVIDASLDDPWCATLAKHLGHFDSDACEAELRRGRRYAVASRLAGLFASYARQRPALLAGWLDGDAAGTDADLGWQPQLWRLLVAKIAADPPHVRHRQAVDRLRQSPTDLPARLSLFGHTRLPISDIELLDAVAAHHDLHLWLPHPSDELWRALSDRYSIDGIDPVVRRSDDASQLAADHPLLETLGRDLRELQRALPAQRATDEYLGQSAERDCLLGWLQSDIAANALRPGVRVPATDDRSVQVHACHGPARQVDVLREVLLGLLDDDPTLEPRDIVVMCPDIETYAPLFVAGFGLGEVAGENHPAHRLRVRLADRALTQTNPLLAVATELLAIAGSRATANQVLNLAHMPPVRARFGFTDDDLDVITDWVRQSNIRWGFDQRHRQPYGLHHFVHNTWRFGLDRILTGVAISDDSQAWLGSALPLDDVGSNRVELAGRLAEFIARLQRSTERLSGTRPLSGWLDALAAGVSLLSRPEHEWQPAQLQREFADISEQAGARVSTPLRLTDVSALLDGHLGGRPTRANFRTGTLTVCTMVPMRSVPHRVVCLVGLDDGLFPRHSVPDGDDVLARDPRTGERDVRSEDRQLLLDAIGAATETLVITYTGADEHTGHPRPPAVPLAELLDALDQTAAAPVRDHVIVRHPLQPFDRKNVIPGALLPGKPFTFDPAALAAAEAAGGRRCTPMAFITDRLPEPPITDVTLADLLDFFKNPVKGFFRALDFTLPWDVDTVEDAMPVEIDALRAWLVGDRMLRDIVHGMHPDTAANAEWRRGTLPPGRLGVRKAKEIRDRARDLALVALRHRTAESDAHDVDVELGGGRRVTGTVAPVFGSRMVSVTYSKLAPKHVLPSWIGLVALAAQQPGRPWAAVCIGRGKSRNRIATRMFAPPPDPVAVLRDLVFLYDAGRREPLPLPLKTSCAWAEARHAGDDPRAAAQERWESNNFRDGDDREHAHVRVWGEKAALDVLLDSPRPGEEMSGEDTRLGALAARLWGPLLTAEGSSG; from the coding sequence ATGGCGCTTCACCTCCACCGTGCCGAACGCACCGATCTGCTTGCCGACGGCCTGGGCGCCTTGCTGGCCAACCCGCTCCCGGACCCATTCGCGCAGGAGCTGGTGCTGGTTCCGGCCCGCGGTATGGAGCGCTGGCTCAGTCAGCGGCTTTCGCACGTGCTGGGCTGCCGCCCGGCCGGCGACGACGGTGTGTGCGCGGGCGTGACGTTTCGGAGCCCAGGGTCGCTGCTGGCCGACATCACCGGGACTGCCGACGCCGACCCATGGTCACCCGAGGCCATGACGTGGCCCCTGCTGGAGGTGATCGACGCCAGCCTCGATGACCCGTGGTGCGCGACGCTGGCCAAGCACTTGGGCCACTTCGATTCCGACGCCTGCGAAGCGGAGCTGCGCCGAGGTCGCCGGTACGCGGTGGCCAGCCGCCTCGCCGGCCTGTTTGCCTCGTACGCGCGGCAGCGGCCGGCGCTGCTGGCCGGGTGGCTGGACGGTGACGCTGCCGGGACCGATGCCGACTTAGGATGGCAACCGCAGCTTTGGCGGCTGCTGGTCGCGAAGATAGCCGCCGACCCGCCGCACGTCCGGCACCGGCAGGCCGTTGACCGACTCCGCCAATCGCCCACCGACCTGCCCGCTCGATTGTCGTTGTTCGGTCACACCCGGCTGCCGATCAGCGACATCGAACTCCTCGATGCGGTTGCCGCCCACCATGACCTGCACCTGTGGCTACCCCACCCCAGCGACGAGCTGTGGCGTGCCCTCAGTGACCGCTACAGCATCGATGGCATCGATCCAGTGGTGCGGCGAAGCGATGACGCCAGCCAGCTTGCTGCCGACCATCCGCTGCTGGAAACCCTGGGCCGCGACCTGCGCGAACTGCAACGCGCATTGCCCGCTCAGCGTGCCACCGACGAGTATCTCGGGCAGTCCGCCGAGCGGGACTGCTTGCTGGGCTGGCTGCAGTCCGACATCGCGGCGAATGCGCTCCGGCCCGGAGTTCGCGTGCCGGCGACAGATGACCGATCCGTTCAGGTGCATGCCTGCCACGGTCCGGCCAGACAGGTCGACGTGCTGCGCGAGGTATTGCTCGGCCTGCTCGACGACGATCCGACGCTGGAGCCCCGCGACATCGTGGTGATGTGTCCCGACATCGAGACCTACGCACCGCTGTTTGTCGCCGGTTTCGGGCTTGGCGAGGTGGCCGGGGAGAACCATCCCGCCCATCGACTGCGGGTCCGGCTGGCCGACCGCGCCCTTACCCAGACCAACCCGCTACTGGCAGTCGCGACGGAACTTCTCGCCATCGCGGGAAGCCGAGCCACCGCGAACCAAGTCCTCAACCTCGCGCACATGCCACCCGTACGCGCCCGGTTCGGTTTTACCGACGACGACCTCGACGTGATCACCGACTGGGTCCGCCAATCCAACATTCGTTGGGGCTTCGACCAACGACATCGCCAGCCCTACGGTCTGCACCATTTTGTACACAACACCTGGCGATTCGGGCTGGACCGCATTCTTACCGGCGTGGCGATATCGGACGATTCGCAAGCCTGGCTGGGCAGCGCGCTGCCGCTCGACGACGTGGGAAGCAACCGGGTGGAGCTAGCGGGACGCCTCGCGGAATTCATCGCACGGTTACAACGTTCAACCGAACGTCTCAGCGGCACACGGCCGTTGAGCGGCTGGCTGGATGCACTGGCCGCAGGGGTCAGCCTGCTCAGCCGTCCCGAACATGAGTGGCAACCGGCACAGCTGCAGCGCGAATTTGCCGACATCAGTGAGCAGGCGGGCGCCCGAGTTTCGACCCCGCTGCGGCTTACCGATGTCTCGGCGCTGCTGGACGGTCACCTCGGCGGGCGCCCGACACGGGCGAACTTCCGTACCGGCACGCTGACGGTCTGCACGATGGTGCCCATGCGCTCGGTACCGCATCGGGTGGTATGCCTGGTTGGCCTCGATGATGGGCTATTCCCGCGCCACAGCGTGCCCGACGGTGACGATGTGCTGGCACGCGACCCGCGAACCGGTGAGCGTGACGTCCGTTCCGAAGACCGGCAATTGTTGCTCGACGCTATCGGCGCGGCCACCGAGACCCTGGTAATCACCTACACCGGCGCTGACGAGCACACCGGGCATCCGCGGCCTCCCGCCGTGCCGCTGGCCGAGTTGCTCGACGCCCTGGATCAGACGGCCGCGGCGCCGGTTCGCGACCACGTCATTGTCCGACACCCGCTGCAGCCATTCGATCGCAAGAACGTCATACCTGGTGCCCTACTACCGGGCAAGCCGTTCACGTTCGACCCGGCCGCGCTGGCAGCCGCCGAAGCTGCTGGCGGGAGGCGCTGCACGCCAATGGCTTTCATCACCGATCGACTGCCCGAGCCGCCCATCACCGATGTGACCCTGGCCGATCTGTTGGACTTCTTCAAGAATCCCGTCAAAGGGTTTTTCCGCGCGCTCGACTTCACCCTGCCGTGGGACGTCGATACCGTCGAGGATGCGATGCCCGTCGAGATCGACGCCCTACGGGCCTGGCTGGTCGGCGATCGCATGCTGCGGGACATAGTGCATGGCATGCATCCCGACACCGCGGCAAACGCCGAGTGGCGTCGCGGGACGCTGCCTCCGGGGCGGCTGGGGGTACGCAAAGCCAAGGAGATTCGCGATCGGGCGCGTGATCTGGCATTGGTCGCCCTACGGCACAGGACGGCCGAATCGGACGCGCATGACGTCGATGTCGAGCTCGGCGGTGGGCGCCGGGTCACCGGAACCGTTGCGCCGGTATTCGGTAGCCGGATGGTGTCGGTCACCTACTCGAAGCTGGCACCCAAGCACGTGTTGCCATCGTGGATCGGGCTGGTTGCCTTGGCAGCACAACAGCCCGGTCGCCCTTGGGCAGCGGTGTGTATCGGTCGCGGCAAGAGCAGAAACCGCATCGCCACTCGGATGTTCGCACCGCCGCCCGATCCGGTGGCGGTGCTGCGGGATCTGGTGTTTCTCTATGACGCAGGGCGGCGGGAGCCGCTACCGCTGCCACTGAAAACGTCCTGCGCGTGGGCTGAGGCGCGCCATGCTGGCGACGACCCGCGCGCCGCGGCGCAGGAGCGGTGGGAGTCCAACAACTTTCGCGACGGTGACGACCGAGAGCATGCGCACGTGCGGGTGTGGGGCGAAAAGGCGGCACTTGATGTACTGCTCGACAGCCCACGCCCGGGCGAGGAGATGTCCGGTGAGGACACCCGGTTGGGTGCGCTGGCCGCCCGCTTGTGGGGGCCACTGCTGACCGCCGAGGGCAGCTCCGGATGA
- the cynS gene encoding cyanase, producing the protein MNRSEITEQIVVARLARGLTWQELADAIGKPVVWTTSAMLGQHPIAPEQGKVLVEMLGLDASVVPVLAASPMRGGLPDAVPTDPTVYRFYEALQVYGGALKELIHEQFGDGIMSAINFSVDLQKKPHPSGDRVVVTFDGKFLPYQWTSAADGPGQG; encoded by the coding sequence ATGAACAGAAGCGAGATCACCGAGCAGATCGTTGTGGCCCGCCTGGCCCGGGGTCTGACGTGGCAGGAGTTGGCCGACGCCATCGGCAAGCCGGTGGTATGGACCACCTCGGCGATGCTCGGCCAGCACCCGATCGCCCCGGAGCAGGGCAAGGTCCTCGTCGAAATGTTGGGTCTCGACGCGTCCGTGGTGCCGGTGCTGGCGGCATCGCCGATGCGCGGGGGGCTGCCGGACGCAGTGCCCACCGACCCCACCGTTTACCGCTTCTATGAAGCGCTTCAGGTCTACGGTGGTGCCCTCAAAGAGCTGATCCACGAGCAGTTCGGCGACGGCATCATGAGCGCCATCAACTTCAGCGTCGACCTGCAGAAAAAGCCGCACCCCTCGGGTGATCGGGTGGTGGTGACGTTTGACGGAAAGTTCCTTCCCTATCAATGGACTTCGGCCGCGGACGGCCCGGGCCAAGGGTGA
- a CDS encoding patatin-like phospholipase family protein: MKQQQTMDLVLSGGGVKFIGLVGAIARLIDDGYSPYRVSGVSAGSVVAVISAAAAQGDRLSSAQIRELSLSVPLSKWRDAGPVPFLGSAWGLVRDSALYRGDVAHDWIRNELQNLGVTTFADLALPDDQLPPEQRYRVVITVADVTRAQLVRLPWDYRRVYGVDPDEQSVAAAVRASMAIPFFYPPVKLTSADGLKSTLVDGGVLSNFPVDSLDRTDSLPPRWPTFGITVIPKLAEGIEEAFPALRPLRFLQQSALLESLFTTMLVGHDQAHLSQPWVSARTIPVASTDVGVLDFDISRSRLEELYGTGYQAADTFLSTWNWVDYLDRFRRDTRDARRS, encoded by the coding sequence ATGAAGCAGCAACAGACGATGGACTTGGTGTTGTCCGGCGGGGGCGTCAAGTTCATCGGCCTGGTCGGCGCGATCGCGCGGCTCATCGACGACGGCTATTCGCCTTACCGGGTGTCCGGAGTCTCCGCGGGATCGGTGGTCGCCGTTATCTCCGCCGCCGCGGCCCAGGGCGATCGGCTCAGCAGCGCGCAGATCCGGGAATTGTCATTGTCGGTACCACTGAGCAAATGGCGTGACGCGGGTCCGGTTCCGTTTCTGGGCTCCGCGTGGGGGCTGGTCCGGGACTCGGCACTGTATCGCGGCGATGTCGCGCATGACTGGATCCGCAATGAACTGCAAAACCTAGGCGTGACGACATTTGCTGATCTGGCCCTGCCCGACGACCAGCTGCCGCCCGAACAGCGCTACCGGGTGGTCATCACCGTCGCCGACGTGACGAGGGCGCAGCTGGTGCGGTTGCCCTGGGACTATCGGCGAGTCTACGGGGTCGATCCCGACGAACAGTCGGTCGCCGCGGCGGTGCGCGCCTCGATGGCGATCCCGTTCTTCTACCCGCCGGTCAAACTGACCAGCGCGGATGGGCTGAAATCCACCCTCGTTGATGGTGGGGTGCTGTCCAACTTTCCGGTCGACTCACTGGATCGCACCGACAGCCTGCCGCCGCGTTGGCCCACGTTCGGGATCACGGTGATCCCCAAGCTCGCTGAAGGCATCGAGGAGGCCTTCCCGGCGTTGCGGCCGCTGCGGTTCCTGCAACAGTCAGCCCTGCTGGAAAGCCTGTTCACCACCATGCTGGTCGGCCATGATCAGGCTCATCTGAGCCAGCCATGGGTGAGCGCCCGCACGATACCGGTTGCCTCCACGGACGTCGGCGTACTCGATTTCGACATCTCGCGATCGCGTCTGGAAGAGCTCTACGGCACCGGTTACCAGGCCGCGGACACCTTCCTGTCGACTTGGAACTGGGTGGATTACCTCGACCGGTTCCGCCGTGATACCCGTGACGCTCGCCGCAGCTAG
- the recB gene encoding exodeoxyribonuclease V subunit beta, which produces MIAPFNLLGPLPHRGATIVLEASAGTGKTFALAGLVSRYLAETDVTLDEMLLITFNRAASRELRERVRDQIVAALAALAGRSAPANDLIEHLLSGTNNDRASRHARLRKALANFDAATIATTHEFCGSVLKSLGVAGDTDTGLTLQESLDDLLAEIVDDLYLIEFGHAESDPVLTRAQALTLAREVVGDPYAQLRPLEPEPDSAAAIRLRFADQVIGELERRKRRLRILGYDDLLIRLAQALDAPDSPARDRMRKRWPVVLVDEFQDTDPIQWQVLERAFGRHSTLILIGDPKQAIYGFRGGDIHTYLRAARTADARYTLDVNWRSDAALVESLQTILRGAALGHPEIVVHEIEAHHHGHRLTGAPHNAPFRLRVVNRSHVGYGGTANIPIAVLRNHIPADLAADIGSLLSSGATFAGRPVSPGDVAVIVEQHRDARACRDALAAAGIPAIYTGDTDVFASRAAQDWLCLLGAIDAPQHSGLVRAAATTMFFGETAESLAAEGDTLTDRVAATLREWADQARQCGVAAVFEAAQLGGMGRRVLRQRGGERHMTDLAHIGQLLHETAHWQRYSLPALHDWLRRQCAGGNGATEHNRRLDSDAGAVQIMTVFVAKGLQFPIVYLPFLFNRHIRQDDILLYHDDTDTRCLYVGGQRRDPQRKSVEELNRLEEANDNIRLTYVALTRAQAQVVAWWAPTIDEVNGGLSRLLRGRGSGDPRVPDRCSPRITDDEAWSRFVQWSAAGGPAVEESTINRPTAIEKPSRISGLAVRHFHRTVDTTWRRTSYSALVRDGAEAAPGVASEPEIELRDDEVEVAVVAASDAADNLASPLAAMPSGATFGSLIHAVLEGADPQAPDLAAELEEQLHRQLPWWPVDADAGELARALVPMHDTPLGPLAEGITLRRIGTRDRLRELDFEIPLAGGDRRGPTTSASLSDVGELLRSYLPGDDPLVPYADRLTSSGLGGQSLRGYLSGSIDVVLRLPTQRYLVVDYKTNHLGETAADYSFQRLTETMLHSDYPLQALLYTVVLQRFLRWRQPGYDPQRHLGGVLYLFVRGMCGVDTPVLAGQPAGVFSWMPPPELVVAVSDLLEDGRLIA; this is translated from the coding sequence ATGATCGCGCCGTTCAACCTGCTGGGCCCGCTCCCCCACCGAGGCGCCACCATCGTATTGGAGGCCAGCGCGGGCACCGGCAAGACCTTCGCCCTGGCGGGTTTGGTGAGCCGCTATCTTGCCGAGACCGATGTGACCCTCGACGAGATGCTGCTGATCACGTTCAACCGTGCGGCCAGCCGGGAACTTCGCGAACGAGTGCGGGACCAGATCGTTGCGGCGCTGGCCGCCCTGGCCGGCCGGTCGGCCCCCGCCAACGATCTGATCGAGCACTTGCTGAGCGGCACCAATAACGACCGCGCCAGTCGCCACGCTCGACTGCGTAAAGCTCTGGCGAACTTTGATGCCGCCACCATCGCCACCACGCACGAGTTCTGCGGTTCTGTCCTGAAATCTCTTGGTGTGGCGGGTGATACCGACACCGGTTTGACACTTCAGGAGAGCCTGGACGACCTGTTGGCCGAGATCGTCGACGACCTCTACCTGATTGAGTTTGGTCATGCAGAATCCGATCCGGTGCTTACCCGTGCGCAGGCGTTGACCCTGGCCCGCGAAGTCGTGGGTGACCCGTACGCTCAGCTGCGCCCCCTCGAACCCGAACCCGACAGCGCAGCCGCCATCCGGCTCAGATTTGCCGATCAGGTGATCGGCGAACTCGAACGCCGAAAGCGCCGGCTGCGCATTCTCGGTTACGACGACCTGCTGATCCGGCTGGCGCAAGCGCTGGATGCACCGGATTCGCCCGCCCGCGATCGCATGCGCAAGCGCTGGCCCGTCGTGTTAGTCGACGAATTCCAAGACACCGACCCGATCCAATGGCAGGTGCTCGAGCGTGCGTTCGGCCGCCACTCGACGCTGATCCTGATCGGCGATCCAAAGCAGGCGATATATGGCTTCCGCGGCGGCGACATCCACACCTACCTTCGCGCGGCCCGAACTGCCGATGCGCGTTATACCCTGGATGTCAACTGGCGTAGCGACGCCGCACTCGTCGAGAGCCTGCAGACGATCCTGCGCGGCGCGGCATTGGGGCATCCCGAGATCGTCGTGCACGAGATCGAGGCACATCACCACGGACACCGGCTGACCGGCGCACCCCACAACGCGCCGTTTCGGTTGCGAGTGGTCAACCGGTCCCACGTTGGCTACGGCGGCACCGCTAACATCCCGATCGCAGTGTTGCGCAATCACATACCCGCCGACCTGGCCGCCGACATCGGATCGCTGCTGTCCAGCGGCGCCACCTTCGCGGGCCGGCCGGTTTCGCCCGGCGACGTCGCGGTCATCGTCGAGCAACACAGAGACGCACGCGCATGCCGGGACGCGTTGGCAGCAGCGGGAATCCCGGCGATCTATACGGGCGACACCGACGTGTTCGCTTCGCGAGCAGCCCAAGACTGGCTGTGCCTACTGGGGGCGATCGATGCGCCCCAGCACAGCGGCCTGGTGCGCGCCGCCGCCACCACAATGTTCTTCGGGGAAACCGCAGAAAGCCTTGCGGCGGAGGGTGACACGCTCACCGATCGGGTGGCTGCGACACTGCGCGAGTGGGCCGATCAGGCACGCCAGTGTGGCGTGGCAGCGGTGTTTGAGGCAGCTCAGCTGGGCGGGATGGGGCGTCGGGTACTGCGCCAGCGCGGCGGCGAGCGCCACATGACCGACCTGGCGCACATCGGCCAGCTGCTACATGAGACCGCCCATTGGCAGCGCTACAGTCTACCGGCACTTCATGATTGGTTGCGCAGGCAGTGCGCCGGCGGAAACGGCGCGACCGAGCACAACCGTCGTTTGGACAGTGACGCCGGTGCGGTTCAGATCATGACGGTGTTCGTGGCCAAAGGTCTGCAGTTCCCAATCGTGTACCTGCCCTTCCTGTTCAACAGGCACATCCGCCAGGACGACATCCTGCTGTACCACGACGACACCGACACCCGCTGCCTGTATGTCGGCGGTCAACGTCGCGACCCGCAGCGCAAATCCGTCGAAGAGCTGAACCGCTTGGAGGAAGCCAACGACAACATCCGGCTCACCTATGTCGCGCTCACCCGGGCGCAGGCTCAGGTGGTGGCGTGGTGGGCGCCAACCATCGACGAGGTCAACGGCGGGTTGTCGCGGCTGCTGCGCGGCCGCGGAAGCGGCGACCCACGAGTGCCCGACAGGTGCTCGCCGCGGATCACCGATGACGAGGCGTGGTCGAGGTTCGTGCAGTGGTCGGCCGCGGGCGGCCCCGCGGTGGAAGAATCGACGATCAACCGTCCCACCGCTATTGAAAAGCCCTCTCGCATTAGCGGTTTAGCGGTACGGCACTTCCACCGGACGGTCGACACCACGTGGCGCCGAACGTCGTATTCGGCGCTGGTGCGCGACGGCGCGGAGGCGGCGCCCGGGGTGGCCAGCGAACCGGAAATCGAACTGCGCGACGACGAAGTGGAGGTGGCTGTGGTCGCCGCATCGGATGCGGCCGACAACCTCGCCTCGCCGCTGGCGGCAATGCCGTCGGGCGCGACGTTCGGGTCGCTGATCCACGCGGTGCTGGAGGGCGCCGACCCGCAGGCACCCGACCTGGCCGCCGAACTCGAGGAGCAACTGCACCGGCAGCTGCCATGGTGGCCGGTTGACGCCGACGCCGGCGAGCTGGCCCGGGCGTTGGTGCCCATGCACGACACGCCGCTTGGCCCGCTTGCCGAGGGGATCACACTGCGCCGGATCGGCACTCGGGATCGGCTGCGGGAACTGGACTTCGAGATACCGTTGGCCGGCGGCGACCGGCGCGGCCCGACCACCAGCGCGTCGCTGTCCGACGTGGGCGAGCTGCTTCGTTCGTACCTTCCGGGTGACGATCCGCTGGTTCCCTATGCGGACCGCCTGACGTCTTCGGGGTTGGGCGGCCAATCGCTGCGGGGCTATTTGTCAGGTTCGATCGACGTGGTACTTCGGCTGCCCACCCAGCGATACCTGGTGGTGGACTACAAGACGAACCATCTGGGAGAGACCGCCGCGGACTACAGCTTCCAGCGTTTGACCGAGACGATGCTGCATTCCGACTATCCCCTGCAGGCACTGTTGTATACCGTTGTGCTACAGCGGTTTCTGCGTTGGCGCCAGCCGGGCTACGATCCGCAGCGTCATCTCGGAGGGGTGCTGTACCTGTTTGTGCGGGGCATGTGCGGTGTCGACACGCCCGTTCTGGCCGGCCAGCCGGCCGGTGTGTTCAGCTGGATGCCGCCGCCGGAGCTGGTGGTTGCCGTTTCGGACCTCCTCGAGGACGGGAGACTGATCGCGTGA
- a CDS encoding crotonase/enoyl-CoA hydratase family protein: MSGLVTYTHDDSIGLIRMDDGKVNVLGPAMQQALNEAIDNAERDNVGALVIAGNHRVFSGGFDLKVLTSGEAQPAIDMLRGGFELSYRLLSFPKPVVMACTGHAIAMGAFLLSSGDHRVAAHAYNIQANEVAIGMTIPYAALEIMKLRLTRSAYQQASGLAKTFFGETALAAGFVDEIVLPEMVLSRAEEAAREFANLNQQAHLATKLRARADALKAIRAGIDGLEAEFGL; encoded by the coding sequence ATGAGCGGTCTGGTCACCTACACCCACGACGATTCCATCGGCCTGATCCGGATGGATGATGGCAAGGTCAACGTCTTGGGCCCGGCCATGCAGCAGGCACTGAACGAGGCGATCGACAATGCCGAACGGGACAACGTCGGGGCACTGGTCATCGCCGGCAACCACCGAGTGTTCAGCGGCGGATTCGACCTGAAGGTGTTGACCTCCGGCGAAGCGCAGCCCGCCATCGACATGCTGCGTGGCGGGTTCGAGTTGTCCTATCGGCTGTTGTCTTTCCCCAAACCAGTGGTGATGGCCTGCACCGGTCACGCGATCGCGATGGGAGCGTTCCTGTTGTCCTCCGGCGACCACCGGGTGGCCGCCCACGCCTACAACATTCAGGCCAACGAGGTGGCGATCGGCATGACCATCCCCTACGCGGCGCTCGAGATCATGAAGTTGCGCCTGACCAGATCGGCATACCAACAAGCGTCCGGGCTGGCCAAGACGTTCTTTGGGGAGACCGCGCTGGCCGCCGGATTCGTGGACGAGATCGTGCTGCCCGAGATGGTGCTCAGCCGCGCCGAAGAAGCCGCGCGCGAATTCGCCAATCTCAACCAGCAGGCTCATCTCGCGACCAAGTTGCGTGCCCGCGCCGACGCGCTGAAGGCGATTCGCGCGGGTATCGACGGGCTGGAAGCCGAGTTCGGTCTCTAG
- the recD gene encoding exodeoxyribonuclease V subunit alpha codes for MTLTDVELATSATGLLQVFNQAGVLDVADVHVAQRLCALSGETEERVALAVAMAVRAIRAGSVCVDLSAVAQVTARDDLPWPDPGQWLTAVRASKLVGDPAVLRLYQDHLLYLDRYWREEEQVCHDLLTLASYRPPPSAPTLERLFPADHAEQREAARLALAQCVTVVTGGPGTGKTTTVARLLALLVEQAELARAARPRIALAAPTGKAAARLAEAVQHEVAGLGAADQRRIGRVQAVTLHRLLGGRRETSARFRHHRGNRLPHDVIVVDETSMVSLTLMARLLEAVRPGTRLILVGDAGQLASVEAGAVLADVVEGFAARHDVRVATLRTAHRFGAAIGALANAIRVGDVAGALGLLRSGDEHIEFIETSDPTARLRAVLVPHALRLREAALLGAVGAALGALDEHRLLCAHRHGPFGVRHWNRLVEAWLAEETGQPPWSQWYAGRPLLLTANDYGLRVYNGDTGVTVVGRDGLRAVISGAAGPLDFATGRLSDVETMHAMTIHKSQGSQADEVTVLLPPQDSRLLTRELFYTAVTRAKRKIRVVGSAAEVTNAVRRPALRASGLRMRLESASPP; via the coding sequence GTGACATTGACCGATGTCGAGCTGGCCACCTCCGCCACGGGGCTCTTGCAGGTCTTCAATCAGGCCGGGGTTCTCGATGTCGCCGATGTTCACGTGGCGCAACGACTCTGCGCACTCAGCGGGGAGACCGAGGAACGGGTGGCGCTTGCCGTGGCCATGGCCGTGCGCGCGATTCGGGCCGGGTCGGTGTGCGTGGATCTGTCAGCGGTCGCACAAGTCACGGCTCGTGATGATCTTCCGTGGCCGGACCCCGGGCAGTGGTTGACGGCGGTACGGGCCAGCAAGTTGGTCGGCGACCCAGCGGTGTTGCGTCTTTACCAGGACCATCTGCTCTACCTCGACCGTTACTGGCGCGAGGAAGAGCAGGTGTGCCATGACCTGCTGACGTTGGCAAGCTACCGACCGCCGCCGTCCGCACCGACGTTGGAGCGGCTGTTTCCGGCCGACCATGCCGAGCAGCGCGAAGCCGCGCGCCTGGCTCTGGCGCAATGTGTCACCGTGGTGACGGGTGGGCCCGGAACCGGCAAGACCACGACGGTGGCACGGCTGCTCGCATTGCTGGTGGAGCAAGCGGAGCTGGCCCGAGCCGCGCGGCCGCGTATCGCGCTGGCGGCCCCGACGGGCAAAGCAGCGGCGCGCCTGGCCGAGGCCGTGCAACATGAGGTGGCCGGTCTGGGCGCCGCGGATCAGCGCAGGATCGGGCGCGTGCAGGCGGTGACGTTGCATCGGCTGCTCGGCGGCAGGCGCGAAACCTCGGCCCGGTTTCGACACCATCGCGGCAACCGGTTACCGCACGACGTGATTGTCGTTGACGAGACATCGATGGTGTCGCTGACGTTGATGGCACGGCTCCTGGAAGCGGTTCGCCCGGGCACCCGATTGATCCTGGTCGGCGACGCCGGCCAACTGGCGTCGGTAGAGGCCGGTGCGGTGCTGGCGGACGTGGTGGAGGGGTTCGCGGCACGCCACGACGTGCGAGTGGCGACGCTGCGCACCGCACACCGGTTCGGAGCCGCGATCGGAGCCCTGGCGAATGCGATCCGGGTCGGCGACGTAGCGGGCGCGCTGGGGCTGCTGCGATCGGGTGACGAGCATATCGAGTTCATCGAAACTTCCGATCCGACAGCGCGATTGCGCGCCGTACTGGTGCCGCACGCGTTGCGGCTGCGTGAGGCGGCACTATTGGGCGCCGTCGGCGCCGCGTTGGGCGCGCTGGACGAACACCGGCTGTTGTGCGCTCACCGGCACGGGCCTTTTGGCGTTCGGCACTGGAACCGACTGGTCGAGGCCTGGCTTGCCGAGGAGACCGGCCAGCCGCCGTGGTCGCAATGGTATGCCGGGCGGCCGCTACTTTTGACGGCCAATGACTACGGGCTACGGGTGTACAACGGCGATACCGGTGTCACGGTGGTCGGGCGAGACGGTCTGCGCGCGGTCATTTCCGGTGCCGCCGGACCGCTTGATTTCGCGACCGGTCGGCTATCTGACGTCGAAACGATGCACGCCATGACGATTCACAAGAGCCAGGGCAGCCAGGCCGACGAGGTCACGGTTCTGCTGCCACCGCAGGATTCACGATTGCTGACTCGAGAGCTCTTCTACACCGCGGTCACCCGGGCGAAGCGCAAAATTCGGGTGGTCGGCTCCGCAGCCGAGGTAACCAATGCGGTCCGGCGCCCCGCGTTACGCGCGTCCG